A portion of the Rhinolophus sinicus isolate RSC01 linkage group LG16, ASM3656204v1, whole genome shotgun sequence genome contains these proteins:
- the RHOF gene encoding rho-related GTP-binding protein RhoF gives MDAPGTPAHTAAPGLGRKELKIVIVGDGGCGKTSLLMVYSQGSFPERYAPSVFEKYTTNVTVGNKEVTLKLYDTAGQEDYDRLRPLSYQNAHLVLICYDVMNPTSFDNVTVKWIPEVTHFCPGTPMVLIGCKTDLRKDKELLRKLRAAQLEPITYLQGLTICEEIKAALYLECSAKFRENVEDVFREATKVALSAQKKAQRKKHQRPCLLL, from the exons ATGGACGCCCCCGGGACCCCGGCCCACACCGCCGCCCCAGGCCTGGGTAGGAAGGAGCTGAAGATCGTGATCGTGGGCGACGGCGGCTGCGGCAAGACCTCACTGCTCATGGTGTACAGCCAGGGCTCCTTCCCCGAG CGCTACGCCCCATCTGTGTTCGAGAAGTACACGACCAACGTGACCGTGGGCAACAAGGAGGTGACCCTGAAACTCTACGACACCGCCG GGCAGGAAGACTATGACCGACTGCGGCCCCTGTCCTACCAGAACGCCCACCTCGTGCTCATCTGCTATGATGTCATGAACCCCACCAGCTTTGACAATGTCACCGTCAAG TGGATTCCTGAAGTCACGCATTTCTGCCCTGGGACACCCATGGTGCTCATTGGCTGCAAGACAGATCTGCGGAAGGACAAAGAGCTGCTGCGGAAGCTTCGGGCGGCCCAGCTTGAGCCCATCACCTACCTGCAG GGCCTGACAATCTGTGAAGAGATAAAAGCTgccctctacctggaatgttccGCCAAGTTTCGGGAGAACGTGGAGGACGTCTTCCGAGAGGCCACCAAGGTTGCCCTCAGTGCTCAGAAGAAAGCACAGCGGAAGAAACACCAACGGCCATGCCTGCTGCTCTGA